A single window of Rubripirellula lacrimiformis DNA harbors:
- a CDS encoding TlpA family protein disulfide reductase — MGGAKSVALAVTVLALSVCAGCGGSSSSGSGSDAPPPAGDLAGSTTPAPAADPGDGAEVAEIVEAPGGIEFPADVSPAGQPESSNSAPAPGGFEMPADVSPNSQSSTGPASPAGGSPEVQYATWDEVRSRVSTSGKITVVDLWSLSCEPCLKEFPELVRLHQETGGKIQCVAVNLDFDGRKSRPPEHYLDQVTTFLASVGGGGFPAYICSTPSDDVYAAADIDSIPSVLIFDADGKQIQKFVDAGDTLGFTYQKDILPLLEKISG, encoded by the coding sequence ATGGGGGGCGCCAAATCGGTCGCCCTGGCAGTCACCGTGCTTGCATTGAGCGTCTGCGCCGGCTGCGGCGGCAGCAGCAGTTCGGGCAGCGGTTCCGATGCTCCACCCCCAGCGGGCGATTTGGCAGGATCCACGACCCCAGCTCCCGCCGCCGATCCCGGTGACGGTGCCGAGGTGGCGGAGATTGTCGAAGCGCCCGGTGGAATTGAATTTCCAGCGGACGTCAGCCCGGCCGGCCAACCGGAATCGTCCAATTCAGCACCCGCCCCGGGCGGCTTCGAAATGCCCGCCGACGTCAGCCCCAATAGCCAATCATCGACCGGCCCTGCGTCACCGGCAGGTGGATCGCCCGAAGTGCAATATGCGACTTGGGACGAAGTCCGATCGCGAGTATCGACCAGCGGCAAGATCACCGTGGTCGATCTGTGGTCGCTGTCTTGTGAACCTTGCTTGAAAGAGTTCCCTGAACTGGTGCGACTGCATCAGGAGACCGGCGGGAAAATTCAGTGTGTTGCTGTCAATCTGGATTTCGATGGCCGCAAGAGCCGGCCTCCCGAACATTACTTGGACCAAGTGACGACCTTCTTGGCCAGCGTCGGTGGCGGCGGTTTTCCCGCCTACATCTGCAGCACCCCCAGTGACGATGTGTATGCGGCGGCCGATATCGATTCGATCCCTTCCGTGCTGATCTTTGATGCCGACGGCAAACAGATCCAAAAGTTTGTCGACGCTGGCGATACGCTGGGGTTCACCTACCAGAAAGACATCCTGCCGCTATTGGAAAAGATTTCCGGCTAA
- a CDS encoding efflux RND transporter permease subunit: protein MFAKILHRPALAIVLSLLILFMGGLAISTLPISQFPTVAPPSVRVSVSYPGASAKILIDSTMVILEQAINGVPNMRYMMGDATSAGEGTIQIVFEPGTDPNVAVMNVNNRVQMVKNNLPPIVEREGIIVMQNMTSMLMYVNIFSNDPEMDQNFLYNYATVNVLNEIKRIPGVGRASILGNRSYAMRVELKLDRMRAYELDAEDVMEALNDQSMIGSPGRLGQATGTTSQTLEYVLTWVGRYKTPEEYSKIILRANSEGQILRLGDVANVSLGSSFYDLYSDIDGLPSAAIVLKQTPGSNAADVIERVKEKIQDIKEESFPPGMDYAVTYDVSNFLDASIEKVLHTLFEAFILVSLVVFLFLGDVRSTLIPTLAVPVSLIGTFFFMLMFGMSINLITLFALVLAIGVVVDDAIVVVEAVHEKMHTKHRSPYKATQEVMHEISGAIIAITLVMTAVFIPVTFMTGPVGVFYRQFALTMAMSIVISGVVALTLTPVLCAMILKPHDDHAPQRGLVGFVNRFLDKYAGKSAFILHGLLTVVLGLCVGAGAYYLLHNEFVDELVSEQFELTKNRMWAMVGSVTLMAILTLRATFSGSDGGPKKRGPLRMFLHQFDIGVEKVTGGYAAMLKRIVPRRLLTMLVIGGFVYGILAVTKVLPTGFIPLEDQGMIYGIVQTPPGSTLEYTNAKCHELQAICEEMDEITSVSSIAGYEVLTEGRGSNAGTCIINLKSWADRDLTSKQIIEELEQRGTDIANVKLEFFEPPAVPGFGAAGGFSVNLLDKTNSGDYVALGEETDKFMAALGKRKELKGLFTFFAANYPQYEIVIDNDVAMQKGVSIRDAMDNLSIVVGSTWEQGFVRFGQFYKVYVQAAPEFRRYPEDLDNMFVKNEDGEMVPYSAFMKIVKKQGLNEISRYNLYPTAPIQGAPAKGYSSGEAIAAIKEVAAETLPNGFDIDWRGLAYDEANAGNTAVYIFLIVVIFVYMVLVGQYESFLLPLAVITSLPVGIFGAFGMLKLMGLSNDVYCQIGLVMLVGLLGKNAILIIEFAVQRHHDGLSIMDAAIEGGRLRFRPILMTSFAFIVGMIPLVRATGAGAIGNRTIGTTAAGGMLVGTLIGVLVIPGLYYMFAKLADGKKLLKDHTDQPLSERLEHHAQLPHESPLPHGSPLPHGSQPPHEA from the coding sequence ATGTTCGCGAAAATCCTGCACCGGCCAGCACTGGCCATCGTTCTGTCGCTGCTGATCCTGTTCATGGGCGGATTGGCGATCAGCACGCTGCCCATTTCACAGTTCCCCACCGTCGCACCGCCCAGCGTGCGTGTCTCGGTTTCGTATCCGGGAGCCAGTGCCAAAATCTTGATCGATTCGACGATGGTGATTCTGGAACAAGCCATCAACGGTGTCCCCAACATGCGATACATGATGGGCGACGCGACCAGTGCAGGTGAAGGAACGATCCAAATCGTTTTCGAACCCGGCACGGACCCCAACGTTGCCGTGATGAACGTCAACAACCGAGTCCAGATGGTCAAGAACAACCTGCCGCCGATCGTCGAGCGGGAGGGCATCATCGTGATGCAGAACATGACCAGCATGCTGATGTACGTGAACATCTTCAGCAACGATCCCGAGATGGATCAAAACTTTTTATACAACTACGCCACCGTCAACGTGCTGAACGAGATCAAACGGATTCCCGGCGTCGGTCGAGCCAGCATTTTGGGCAACCGTTCGTACGCCATGCGAGTCGAACTGAAACTGGACCGCATGCGTGCCTACGAACTGGACGCAGAAGACGTCATGGAAGCCTTGAACGACCAGAGCATGATCGGATCGCCCGGACGCTTGGGCCAGGCAACCGGCACCACTTCCCAAACGCTGGAATACGTGCTGACTTGGGTGGGACGCTACAAGACGCCGGAAGAATACAGCAAGATCATCTTGCGGGCCAATTCCGAAGGCCAGATCCTGCGTCTCGGCGATGTCGCGAACGTTTCACTCGGTTCATCTTTTTATGACCTGTACTCGGACATCGACGGATTGCCATCGGCTGCGATCGTGCTGAAACAGACCCCCGGATCCAACGCCGCGGACGTGATCGAACGGGTCAAAGAAAAGATCCAAGACATCAAAGAAGAGTCCTTCCCACCGGGGATGGACTACGCCGTCACCTACGACGTTTCGAACTTCCTGGACGCGTCGATCGAGAAAGTGCTGCATACATTGTTCGAAGCCTTCATCCTGGTTTCCTTGGTCGTCTTTCTGTTCCTCGGTGACGTCCGCAGTACTTTGATCCCCACACTAGCGGTTCCGGTGTCGCTGATCGGGACATTCTTTTTCATGCTGATGTTCGGCATGTCGATCAACCTGATCACTCTGTTCGCATTGGTGTTGGCGATCGGGGTGGTGGTCGACGACGCGATCGTGGTGGTCGAAGCGGTCCACGAAAAGATGCACACCAAACATCGAAGCCCGTACAAGGCGACCCAAGAGGTCATGCACGAAATCAGCGGGGCGATCATTGCGATCACCTTGGTGATGACAGCCGTGTTCATCCCGGTGACGTTCATGACCGGTCCGGTCGGCGTGTTCTATCGCCAGTTTGCGTTGACCATGGCGATGTCCATCGTCATCTCGGGCGTGGTCGCACTGACGCTGACACCCGTGTTGTGCGCGATGATTCTAAAGCCGCACGACGACCATGCCCCACAGCGTGGGTTGGTCGGATTCGTCAATCGATTTCTGGACAAGTACGCCGGCAAGTCCGCATTCATCCTGCATGGGCTGTTGACGGTGGTCCTAGGTCTTTGCGTCGGCGCCGGTGCCTACTATCTGCTGCACAATGAATTCGTTGACGAATTGGTGTCCGAGCAATTTGAACTGACGAAAAACAGAATGTGGGCAATGGTCGGCTCTGTCACGTTGATGGCGATTCTGACACTGCGAGCAACCTTCTCGGGTAGCGATGGCGGTCCTAAGAAACGCGGGCCACTGAGAATGTTTCTGCACCAGTTCGACATCGGGGTTGAAAAAGTAACAGGCGGTTACGCAGCGATGCTAAAGCGGATCGTCCCGCGGCGCCTGCTGACCATGTTGGTCATCGGCGGATTTGTCTATGGCATCCTGGCCGTCACGAAAGTGCTTCCCACTGGATTCATTCCGCTGGAGGACCAGGGCATGATCTATGGGATCGTACAGACGCCTCCGGGATCGACCCTGGAATACACCAACGCCAAGTGTCACGAACTGCAGGCGATCTGCGAAGAGATGGACGAGATCACGTCGGTGTCATCGATCGCTGGCTACGAAGTGTTGACCGAAGGCCGGGGATCCAATGCCGGAACCTGCATCATCAACCTGAAGAGTTGGGCGGATCGTGATCTGACGTCGAAACAGATCATCGAAGAACTGGAGCAGCGCGGAACCGACATCGCCAACGTGAAGCTGGAATTTTTTGAACCACCCGCGGTTCCGGGGTTCGGTGCGGCCGGCGGATTCTCGGTGAACTTGTTGGACAAGACCAACAGTGGCGACTACGTCGCGCTGGGCGAAGAAACCGACAAGTTCATGGCAGCCTTGGGGAAACGCAAAGAACTGAAAGGTCTGTTTACGTTTTTTGCCGCCAACTATCCGCAATACGAAATCGTTATCGACAACGATGTTGCCATGCAGAAAGGTGTCTCGATTCGCGATGCGATGGACAACCTTTCCATCGTTGTCGGCAGCACCTGGGAACAAGGATTCGTTCGGTTTGGCCAGTTCTATAAAGTCTATGTTCAAGCGGCACCCGAGTTCCGGAGGTATCCCGAGGACTTGGACAATATGTTCGTCAAGAACGAAGACGGCGAAATGGTTCCGTACTCGGCGTTCATGAAGATCGTCAAGAAGCAGGGGCTGAACGAAATCAGTCGCTACAACCTTTACCCGACCGCACCCATCCAAGGCGCACCGGCCAAAGGTTACAGCAGCGGCGAAGCCATTGCGGCGATCAAAGAAGTTGCTGCCGAAACGTTGCCCAACGGGTTCGACATCGATTGGCGAGGACTGGCTTATGACGAAGCCAACGCGGGGAATACGGCGGTCTATATCTTTTTGATCGTGGTGATCTTTGTGTACATGGTTTTGGTGGGCCAGTACGAAAGTTTCCTGTTGCCACTGGCTGTGATCACGTCCTTGCCGGTTGGGATCTTTGGCGCCTTTGGGATGCTGAAGTTGATGGGATTGTCGAACGATGTTTATTGCCAAATCGGGCTGGTCATGCTGGTCGGTCTGCTCGGCAAGAACGCGATTTTGATCATCGAGTTTGCCGTCCAGCGACACCATGACGGGCTATCGATCATGGATGCGGCCATCGAGGGCGGACGATTGCGATTCCGTCCGATTCTGATGACCTCGTTCGCGTTCATCGTGGGAATGATTCCCCTGGTCCGTGCTACCGGCGCCGGCGCGATCGGCAACCGCACGATCGGCACGACCGCAGCCGGCGGGATGCTGGTCGGTACCCTGATCGGCGTCCTGGTGATTCCGGGACTCTATTACATGTTCGCGAAGCTAGCCGACGGCAAGAAACTGCTGAAAGACCACACCGACCAACCGCTCAGCGAGCGACTCGAACACCACGCCCAACTTCCCCACGAATCCCCACTCCCACACGGATCCCCACTCCCACACGGATCCCAGCCCCCGCACGAAGCCTGA
- a CDS encoding sigma-70 family RNA polymerase sigma factor, producing MDGNLSTTQLVIASKRGDNEALGRLLEQYRGYLIMLAHRYLSERLRRRVDPSDIVQLTFLEAKRDLPGFRGETPAEFAGWLRGMLKNNVATAVTRHVTTQKRSLKREVHVAPASPNQDSGAGWLGQLPGSTTSPSGVAIRSEAVLALVEALHQLPETQAEAIRLRYMEGLPLAEIVERMGKSDTAVAGLLKRGLQKLRTLLTADDCPWF from the coding sequence GTGGACGGCAATCTGTCAACGACACAATTGGTCATCGCCTCCAAACGAGGTGACAACGAAGCCCTCGGTCGGCTGCTGGAACAGTACCGCGGGTATCTGATCATGCTTGCGCATCGATACCTGTCCGAGCGACTTCGCCGGCGTGTCGATCCGTCCGACATCGTGCAGCTGACTTTTCTGGAAGCGAAACGGGACCTGCCTGGATTTCGCGGCGAAACGCCAGCCGAGTTCGCGGGCTGGTTACGAGGAATGTTGAAGAACAACGTCGCCACCGCCGTGACCCGGCACGTGACGACTCAGAAACGGTCGCTGAAACGAGAGGTGCATGTTGCTCCCGCTTCGCCCAACCAGGACTCGGGCGCCGGTTGGCTAGGACAACTACCCGGCAGCACGACCAGCCCCAGCGGCGTCGCCATCCGCAGCGAAGCTGTCTTGGCCCTGGTCGAAGCCCTGCACCAGCTGCCCGAAACGCAGGCCGAAGCGATCCGGCTGCGGTACATGGAAGGACTGCCGCTAGCGGAAATCGTCGAACGCATGGGCAAATCCGACACGGCTGTCGCGGGTCTGCTGAAACGAGGACTCCAGAAACTGCGGACCCTTTTGACCGCTGATGACTGCCCATGGTTTTAG
- a CDS encoding serine/threonine-protein kinase gives MADQPKSDKPPNPDAASNAAVPDSQGADAVAADPVDTAFAAYLRGCDEGQLDSREDFLAQYPEISAQLKELIDAADLIGQMTMGNIQSPKSVHDPSYDFSVGTATPHRQPTQTRPTLDLPPQGFAGDDETVALHTPGPGESGDDPAVTLPMSNRQKGDPGPTLPFDLGDYLLLEVIGRGGMGIVYRAKQRELDRLVAVKMIRSGILAGEGEVKRFYTEAQAAARLHHPGIVSVHQFGQRAGHHFFSMEFVRGTDLQKKINGETLSIRDAARYVRDVARAIHHAHEKGVLHRDLKPANVLINESDQVLVTDFGLAKHMDNDSSVTGSGDAIGTPHYMAPEQAQGESEHADQQSDVYALGAILFAALTGRPPIVADTIMQTLVKVIHEPAPPVRSLRPDAPYDLQTIIAKCLEKQPSKRYESAAALADELDAFLDGRPIMARPRSIAIKAWHWLEGVPLVAALSGRRMLHSSDQHRRFQAGMLLLLLISPIFAAGLATLWNQHKQAMPPSIRIAGGLTNGIYSNLSTELAQRIMAKHAVQTEIVSSNGSLDNRTQLLNYQVDLAPLQATAINGDQLCVVAPLFYEVLYVLAKTESVIVSLDDIAGHPVAVGAQGSGSRATAELVFDSLNLNNETVRRVVMAWEKLDDPQAPDVAMICIGRGSPIVTQLLDSGRWRLIPVPQGIQIALQHPTLRPMTIETSDHPGIQLPPTGVPTLGTTAFLAARHDTPSELVTEVLHALYLPPEPCLGLIPRRRAAEWQGLAFHPAARKFYGTTEVDPSP, from the coding sequence ATGGCTGATCAGCCGAAATCCGACAAACCGCCGAATCCCGATGCTGCGTCCAACGCCGCGGTGCCCGATTCCCAGGGCGCGGACGCCGTGGCTGCCGATCCCGTCGACACGGCCTTTGCCGCGTACCTGCGTGGATGTGACGAAGGCCAACTGGACAGCCGCGAAGACTTCTTGGCCCAATACCCCGAGATTTCGGCACAGCTGAAAGAACTGATCGATGCGGCCGACCTGATCGGCCAGATGACGATGGGCAATATCCAATCCCCCAAGTCGGTCCACGACCCGTCGTACGATTTTTCTGTCGGCACGGCCACGCCCCATCGCCAGCCGACTCAGACCCGGCCCACCCTGGATCTGCCGCCGCAAGGATTCGCGGGCGACGACGAAACGGTCGCGTTGCACACCCCCGGCCCCGGCGAATCGGGCGACGACCCGGCCGTCACTCTGCCGATGTCCAACCGGCAAAAAGGCGACCCCGGCCCCACCCTGCCCTTTGACCTGGGCGATTACCTGTTGCTGGAAGTCATCGGTCGCGGCGGGATGGGGATCGTCTACCGAGCCAAACAACGTGAACTCGATCGATTGGTCGCGGTCAAAATGATCCGCAGTGGGATCCTTGCCGGTGAAGGCGAGGTCAAACGGTTCTACACCGAAGCCCAAGCCGCCGCCCGACTTCACCACCCCGGCATCGTTTCGGTTCACCAGTTCGGACAACGAGCGGGACACCACTTTTTTTCGATGGAGTTCGTTCGCGGAACCGACCTACAAAAGAAGATCAACGGCGAAACACTGTCGATTCGCGACGCGGCCCGATACGTGCGAGATGTCGCTCGCGCGATTCACCATGCGCACGAAAAAGGAGTCCTGCACCGCGACCTGAAACCGGCCAACGTGTTGATCAACGAATCGGACCAAGTCCTAGTGACCGACTTTGGCCTGGCCAAACACATGGACAACGACAGCAGTGTTACCGGCAGCGGCGATGCGATTGGTACGCCGCACTACATGGCCCCCGAACAGGCCCAGGGCGAAAGCGAGCATGCGGATCAACAAAGCGATGTGTACGCGCTCGGTGCGATCCTGTTCGCAGCACTGACCGGACGACCGCCGATCGTGGCCGACACGATCATGCAAACTTTGGTCAAAGTCATTCATGAACCTGCACCGCCCGTCCGCTCGCTACGTCCCGATGCTCCGTACGACCTGCAAACGATCATTGCGAAGTGCTTGGAAAAGCAACCCAGCAAACGATACGAGTCGGCAGCGGCCCTAGCGGATGAACTGGATGCGTTCCTGGACGGACGCCCGATCATGGCCCGTCCAAGATCGATCGCGATCAAGGCTTGGCATTGGCTCGAAGGCGTGCCCCTGGTCGCTGCGCTTAGCGGACGTCGCATGCTTCATTCCTCGGATCAACATCGGCGGTTCCAAGCCGGGATGCTGTTGCTGTTGCTGATCTCGCCTATCTTCGCCGCCGGACTGGCCACCCTTTGGAATCAGCACAAACAAGCGATGCCACCATCGATTCGCATCGCCGGCGGATTGACCAATGGCATCTATTCGAATCTTTCCACCGAATTGGCCCAGCGGATCATGGCCAAACACGCGGTCCAGACCGAGATCGTGTCCAGCAACGGCTCGCTGGACAATCGGACGCAACTCTTGAATTACCAGGTCGACCTGGCTCCGCTGCAAGCCACTGCCATCAACGGAGACCAGCTGTGTGTTGTCGCTCCGCTGTTCTATGAAGTCCTATACGTCCTAGCAAAAACCGAATCCGTCATCGTCTCGCTAGACGACATCGCGGGGCACCCCGTCGCGGTGGGTGCGCAAGGCAGTGGTTCGCGCGCGACCGCAGAACTGGTGTTCGATTCACTGAACCTAAACAACGAAACGGTTCGTCGGGTTGTGATGGCGTGGGAAAAATTGGACGACCCGCAAGCACCCGATGTGGCAATGATCTGCATCGGCCGTGGCAGCCCCATCGTGACACAGTTGCTTGACAGTGGACGATGGCGTTTGATCCCGGTCCCGCAGGGGATTCAAATCGCGTTGCAGCACCCGACGCTGCGGCCCATGACGATCGAAACCAGCGACCATCCCGGGATCCAACTCCCCCCGACCGGCGTCCCGACATTGGGCACCACCGCATTCCTTGCCGCCCGGCACGACACGCCGTCCGAATTGGTGACCGAGGTTCTGCATGCGTTGTACCTTCCGCCCGAACCGTGCTTGGGTCTGATCCCCCGACGACGCGCCGCCGAATGGCAAGGCCTAGCCTTCCACCCCGCGGCAAGAAAGTTTTACGGCACCACCGAAGTCGATCCATCGCCCTAA
- a CDS encoding efflux RND transporter periplasmic adaptor subunit, giving the protein MKPLPLPTLVIVLIGSVLLPACDQASVLKEQYFSSTAEAHEIAQHGDPKHGDGEHSAEAHGDHGHDGGEHAGSQHEGAAHESGEHALHKIVVTNPLAKDVVTTQPYVSQIHSWRHIEVRALEGGYLEKIAVQEGQTVNKGDVIFQILPTLYQARLDAELAEAQLAQIELQNTQKLFQQNIVSQPEVALANAKLAKVLAQVKLTQAELDFATIKAPFGGIVDKQHEQLGSLIAEGDVLTTLSDNSTMWVYFNVPEARYLAYEADPNKDDVKVELMLADGNKFPYAGKIGAVEADFNNETGNIAFRGDFPNPQRLLRHGQTGTVLLSRVAKGAVVIPQRATFEILAKKYAYVVDDDNIVHQREIVIQSEQDDIFLIKEGLHPSDKIVLEGIRQVRDGEKVEYEYEAPQDVLAHLKYHAE; this is encoded by the coding sequence ATGAAACCCCTACCGCTACCAACGCTGGTCATCGTTCTGATCGGTTCCGTTCTGTTGCCCGCATGTGATCAGGCGTCCGTGCTGAAAGAACAGTATTTCAGCAGCACCGCCGAAGCACATGAGATTGCACAACACGGCGATCCAAAGCATGGCGATGGCGAACACAGTGCCGAGGCGCACGGCGACCACGGTCATGACGGTGGTGAGCATGCCGGTAGCCAACATGAAGGCGCAGCGCACGAGAGTGGCGAACACGCGTTGCACAAGATTGTCGTCACCAACCCGTTGGCCAAGGATGTTGTCACCACCCAACCCTACGTCAGCCAAATCCATTCATGGCGACACATCGAAGTTCGTGCGTTGGAGGGCGGATACCTCGAAAAAATCGCGGTCCAGGAAGGACAAACGGTCAACAAGGGCGATGTGATCTTCCAGATCCTACCCACGCTCTATCAAGCCAGGCTGGATGCGGAGTTGGCCGAGGCGCAGTTGGCACAAATCGAACTTCAAAACACTCAAAAACTGTTTCAGCAGAACATCGTTTCGCAACCCGAAGTCGCCCTAGCCAACGCGAAACTTGCGAAGGTTCTAGCCCAAGTCAAACTGACCCAGGCCGAACTGGACTTTGCCACCATCAAAGCACCGTTCGGTGGCATTGTCGACAAACAACACGAACAACTGGGAAGCCTGATCGCCGAAGGTGACGTGCTGACGACGTTGTCGGACAACAGCACGATGTGGGTCTATTTCAATGTCCCCGAAGCCCGATACCTGGCCTACGAAGCGGACCCGAACAAGGACGATGTCAAAGTCGAACTGATGCTGGCCGACGGGAACAAGTTTCCCTATGCCGGCAAGATCGGTGCGGTCGAAGCAGATTTCAATAACGAAACCGGGAACATCGCATTTCGCGGCGACTTCCCAAACCCGCAGCGTCTGCTGCGACATGGCCAGACCGGCACCGTGCTGCTTAGCCGCGTCGCGAAAGGCGCCGTGGTGATTCCGCAGCGAGCGACCTTCGAAATCCTGGCCAAGAAATACGCTTACGTCGTCGACGATGACAACATCGTGCATCAACGCGAGATCGTCATCCAGAGCGAACAGGACGACATTTTCCTGATCAAAGAAGGTCTTCATCCGAGCGACAAAATCGTGCTCGAAGGTATTCGTCAGGTACGTGACGGCGAGAAAGTGGAATACGAATACGAAGCGCCCCAGGACGTGCTTGCCCACCTGAAGTACCACGCGGAATAA
- a CDS encoding glycosyltransferase, with product MNDQPHDNTRGAGEAKPGDVPRQPIRVMLMISSMRGGGSEQQTLLMLRHLDRARFTPHLYLLERTGDLLDQVPGDVVIHSLDDAKPNRGMYFPGREFRRQVRHLKSVLRDQSIDVIYDRTFHMSMIAGPAARSIGIPRVSTIVSPPDHALPLVETRFVAAKRRRLATAYRNAFRIIAVSRQAGQSAQRYYRIRNQTIEVIPNPVDCSAVRAASTPAPTASSNAPSVDSGSGDAASSVISLVCVGRMTTEKGHRDLLDAMIDLESRTPDQLPTIRLQLIGDGPLRSQLESLWSAAPRRHQIEFIGRVPNPAPWIAAADGLVLPSHFEGMPNVVLESMALGTPVIATRSGGTIELEQDEPTIQWAEAKSPASLAQAIATFIADPAAAAERVAAAHRLIDRCHDVSTTIRRIESILVDAASIHTASR from the coding sequence GTGAACGACCAACCCCATGACAACACGCGCGGCGCCGGCGAAGCAAAACCGGGCGACGTCCCCCGCCAACCCATTCGCGTGATGCTGATGATCAGTTCCATGCGAGGCGGCGGAAGCGAACAACAAACCCTGCTGATGCTGCGGCACCTCGACCGCGCGCGATTCACACCGCACCTGTACCTGCTAGAACGAACCGGCGACCTGCTGGACCAAGTCCCGGGCGACGTGGTCATCCATTCGCTTGACGATGCCAAGCCGAACCGGGGAATGTATTTTCCCGGCCGAGAGTTTCGCCGGCAGGTTCGTCATCTAAAATCTGTGCTGCGCGATCAATCGATCGACGTGATCTATGATCGCACGTTCCATATGTCGATGATCGCCGGCCCGGCTGCACGGTCGATCGGAATCCCGCGAGTCTCGACGATTGTCAGCCCACCGGACCACGCGCTGCCACTGGTCGAAACCCGCTTCGTCGCCGCCAAACGGCGGCGACTGGCCACCGCCTATCGAAACGCTTTTCGGATCATCGCCGTCAGCCGCCAAGCCGGCCAATCGGCACAGCGATATTACAGAATCCGAAACCAAACCATCGAAGTCATCCCCAACCCGGTCGATTGCAGCGCTGTTCGGGCCGCATCGACCCCCGCACCAACCGCGTCATCCAACGCACCATCGGTCGATTCGGGATCGGGCGACGCGGCGTCGTCAGTCATTTCGCTGGTTTGCGTAGGACGAATGACCACCGAAAAGGGACATCGCGATCTGTTGGATGCGATGATCGATCTGGAATCCCGGACGCCCGATCAACTTCCGACGATCCGATTGCAGTTGATCGGCGATGGCCCGCTTCGTTCACAACTGGAATCCCTGTGGTCGGCTGCACCGCGGCGGCACCAAATCGAATTCATCGGGCGGGTTCCCAATCCAGCACCTTGGATCGCGGCGGCCGACGGATTGGTACTGCCGTCGCACTTCGAAGGCATGCCCAACGTGGTGCTGGAATCGATGGCCCTGGGAACGCCCGTCATCGCCACTCGCAGCGGCGGCACGATCGAATTGGAACAGGACGAACCGACGATCCAATGGGCAGAAGCCAAATCTCCCGCTTCGCTCGCCCAGGCCATCGCAACCTTCATCGCCGATCCGGCGGCGGCCGCCGAACGGGTCGCCGCGGCTCATCGTTTGATCGATCGATGCCACGATGTCAGCACCACCATCCGCCGAATCGAATCGATCTTGGTGGACGCGGCGTCGATCCATACAGCTAGCCGATAA